In Collimonas arenae, a single genomic region encodes these proteins:
- a CDS encoding YaeQ family protein: protein MALKATIFKADLQIADMDRHYYQEHALTLARHPSETDERMMVRLLAFALHASPALVFGKGLSDAEEPDLWAKDLTGAIDLWIEVGQPDEKRILKACGRAAQVIVYSYSSTSHIWWSQIASKVARARNLTVINIAAASSEALTRFAQRNMQLQCTIQDAQIWLTANDQTVEVELAVSNP from the coding sequence TGGCCCTTAAAGCAACTATTTTCAAAGCCGATCTGCAAATTGCAGATATGGACCGTCATTATTATCAGGAACACGCGTTGACTTTGGCCCGTCATCCGTCGGAAACCGATGAGCGCATGATGGTGCGCCTGCTGGCATTTGCTCTCCACGCATCCCCCGCCCTGGTATTCGGCAAAGGCTTATCGGATGCGGAAGAACCGGATTTATGGGCCAAGGACCTGACCGGCGCTATCGATCTCTGGATTGAAGTCGGGCAGCCGGATGAAAAACGCATCCTCAAAGCGTGCGGCCGTGCAGCGCAGGTGATCGTGTACAGCTATAGCAGCACCAGCCATATCTGGTGGAGTCAGATTGCCAGCAAGGTGGCGCGCGCGCGCAACCTGACTGTCATCAATATCGCCGCCGCCAGCAGCGAGGCGCTGACCCGCTTCGCTCAGCGCAACATGCAGCTTCAATGCACTATCCAGGACGCGCAGATCTGGCTGACAGCCAATGACCAGACCGTGGAAGTCGAACTGGCAGTCAGCAATCCCTGA